In one Gadus morhua chromosome 7, gadMor3.0, whole genome shotgun sequence genomic region, the following are encoded:
- the LOC115547787 gene encoding ragulator complex protein LAMTOR3, translating into MVDDIRRYLYKQLPSVEGLHAIVVTDRDGVPVIKVANENAPEYAQRPGFLSTFALATDQGSKLGLSKNKSIICYYNTYQIVQFNRLPLVISFIASSSANTGLIISLEKELVPLIEELRQVVETA; encoded by the exons ATGGTCGAT GATATAAGACGATATCTGTACAAACAGCTTCCAAG TGTTGAAGGTCTTCATGCCATCGTGGTGACTGACAGAGACGGTGTACCGGTCATTAAAG TGGCCAATGAGAACGCTCCAGAATATGCCCAGCGGCCAGGGTTCCTCTCAACGTTCGCTCTGGCCACGGACCAGGGCAGTAAACTGGGTCTCTCCAAGAACAAGAGTATCATCTGCTACTACAACACTTACCAG ATTGTGCAGTTCAACCGGTTACCACTAGTGATCAGCTTCATCGCTAGCAGCAGTGCCAACACGG GTCTGATCATCAGTCTGGAGAAGGAGCTGGTACCGCTCATCGAAGAACTACGACAAGTAGTGGAGACAGCTTAG
- the LOC115547075 gene encoding craniofacial development protein 2-like translates to MTTHMENRKETVRPKLLLTPRRPTTIATLNVRTKYAGGKTAVIAEEMRSYNLSVLGLGENRWLQTGQVKLASGESILYSWHPDDSAPHTEGVAFMLSKEAQRALISWEPINSRIIRARFHTTHKKINLQEVQCYAPTNDAADETKDNIHNRLYHILQAKKEKDIIILMGDMNAKIGGNNNGYELVMGRHGLEHKATWVSADHTTENQIDHICISQRFRHSLLDVRVRRGADAGSDHHLVTARIQLKLKRMKPRQGRVKSSVQQFQDIGTSELHQVTLHNRFQALQ, encoded by the coding sequence ATGACGACGCACATGGAAAACCGCAAGGAGACAGTGCGTCCGAAGCTTCTTCTGACCCCTAGACGACCCACCACCATAGCAACACTGAACGTGAGGACCAAGTATGCAGGAGGAAAGACAGCAGTGATagcggaggagatgaggagctACAATCTATCCGTCCTTGGTCTGGGTGAAAACAGATGGCTTCAAACAGGGCAGGTCAAGCTGGCGAGTGGAGAGTCCATACTGTACTCATGGCACCCAGATGACTCTGCGCCACATACAGAGGGAGTAGCATTCATGCTTTCCAAAGAAGCACAGAGGGCCCTTATCAGCTGGGAACCCATCAACTCAAGGATCATCAGAGCCAGATTCCATACTacacacaagaaaataaacCTCCAGGAAGTACAATGCTACGCCCCCACAAACGACGCAGCCGATGAAACCAAGGATAACATTCACAACCGACTGTACCACATACTCCAGGCCAAGAAAGAAAAGGACATAATTATCCTGATGGGAGACATGAATGCCAAGATAGGAGGAAACAACAATGGCTACGAACTGGTAATGGGGAGACATGGACTAGAGCATAAAGCAACTTGGGTTTCCGCTGACCATACCACAGAAAATCAGATTGACCACATCTGCATTAGCCAAAGGTTTAGGCATTCATTGCTGGATGTCAGAGTTAGAAGAGGAGCTGATGCTGGATCTGATCATCACCTGGTTACAGCAAGGATCCAGCTGAAACTGAAACGCATGAAACCCAGACAAGGAAGAGTCAAATCCAGTGTACAGCAATTTCAGGATATAGGCACATCGGAACTCCATCAAGTCACATTACACAACCGGTTCCAAGCACTACAATAA